Genomic DNA from Rhodothermales bacterium:
GGAATATTGCCTGGATCTTGCGCGCAGGCTCGGCGCCCACGCCACGCTCCAGAAACCGTTCGTCAAAAAGGATCTGCTCGAAGCCGTGCGGATCGCTTCAGGCGCGTGAGCTACGTCGTGGAATGGAGTAAATCGACACACGGATGCCCATACGGCTTGCGCGGGAGCCGGTTTTGTGGTATATTCCCAAGCCTCATAATATTACTTATAAAGCGTCGAACCTCTAAAATGGTCTTTATTGCCGGGAAATGCCTGTGAGCGAACATCACCCTCCATCCGCCCTGATCATCCCGGCGAAGCCGGCCGGCGCCGAAGCTGTTTACGCGGCCATGGCGGACCCGGGCACCAATCTGCTCGCGGCTTTTCTGCACAAACACAGTAAGAAGAACACCGAGGTCAGCTATCGCAACGACATCGCGCAGTTTTTCTCCTGGTCAGAAAATCCCGTCGATCCGCCGGAGCCCACGGATTTCGTCAACGCGCTTCAGGTTGGCGCCATAACCTTTTTGCACGCAAACGAATACCTGAGGACGCTTGAAGTCGAGCGCAAACTGAAGCCCAGCACGGTCGCCCGCAAAATCGCGTCGCTCCGTTCCTTTTTCGATTTCTGTATTGCGCTGCAGATCGTCAACGCGAATCCGTTCAACAAACACACGCTCCGCACGGTCGCCAAACACAATCGCGATCAGATTCCCGTCTTTCTGTCGGCTTCCGAGGCGCGCCGGCTGCTTGCGGCGACGAGCCTGGCCGGCGAAGCCGCCGTGCGCGACCGGGCGCTGATCCTCACGATGCTCCACACGGTGATCCGGCGCAGCGAAGCCTCGATGATGAACGTCGAGCACATCCGTCCGGTCGGCGCGTTCTGGGTCCTCGACATACCGGCTTCCAAAAGCGGAAATAAGTGGAAAAAGGTGCCGGCGCACGTCGTCGAGGAAATCGAGGACTACAAGAAGCACTACGACATCGTAAATGGTCCGTTATGGCGGAGCCTTTCCAATCGCAGCAAGCATGAGCGGCTGTCACCCGGAGCCATCTATCGCATGATCAAACGCACCGCTCGCCAGGCCGGCTTCCCGTCGACGATAGCGGACCGCATCGGCGCGCACACGCTGCGGCATTCCGGCATCTCGATCGCCCTGGAGAATGGCGCCACGATCCAGGAAGCCCAGGAGCACGCCGGCCACGCCAGCGTCGAAACCACCATGATCTACGTCCACCGCCGCAACAAACTAGAAAAGAACGCGGCCGACAAGATTAATCTGGGTTAAGGGGTTATGGGTTCAAGGATTTAGGTTCAAGGTTTAAGGGATATTTCAGGCCTTGAACATTGAACCTAAATCCTTGAACCCTTCTCACCCCTCTTTCCCGAGCACGTTTTCCAGGGCATCGTATACCCGGGCGCGTGTGAAGGGCTTGGCGATATAGCCGTTGAAGCCACTTTTTATGAGCTGTTTCCGAATGGCGTCGATGGGCAAGGCGGAGACGGCCAGGACGGGCACGCTCTGGTACCCATCGAGCCGGCGCACATCGGCCAGGAGTTCGAAGCCCGACCGCGTGCCGCCCAGGTTCAGGTCCATGAGCATGACGTCGTATTCGTCCTGCTGCGCCTTCTGGAGCGCTTCGGTGGCATTCGACGTGACGGTCACTTCGTAGCGGTCGCGCAACAGGAGCAGCATGAGCTCCTGCGTATCCAGGTCGTCCTCGATGACGAGTACGCGTTTTTTGATCAGGCCGGCCGGTTGCTGCGACTCGCCAAAAACGGCTTTACCGCTGTCCTGGCTACCGATCGGCAGGCGCACGATGAACTTCGAACCGACACCGAGCTGGCTTTCGACGCCGATGGTGCCGCCCATTTTTTCGCACAGGTGTTTGGCGACCGCCAGGCCGAGCCCGCAGCCGGCGTAGGAGCGCCCTTCGCCTTTCGTCTCCTGCGTAAACCGGTCAAAGATAAACGGCTTGAACGCATCGCTGATACCGATCCCGGTGTCGTCTACTTCGACGCGCACCATGTCGGATTCCGTGCTCACGGTGATGGTCACCTCGCCGCGGCGCGTGAACTTGATGGCGTTGCCGATGATGTTGCCCACGACGCGGCGGAAGGCGGCCCGATCGAGATAGGCCTTCACGGGCTCCTTGATCACCATCTTCAGCGGGATATCGTACTGATCGGCCTGGGGCTTGAAGAGTTGCAGCAGCCCCTGGCATTCAAGCGTGATATCGATGAGTTCGATCGACAACTCATCCTGCTTTTCCACCCCTTCGTACGAAGCCATGCGCAGGATGGCATTGAGCGTCTCAAGCAACCGATAGCCGCTATCGCTGATGTAGCGGGCGAACTGCATGTCCTGTCCGCTCAGCTTGCTCGCCAGATGTTCGGCGAACCCGATCATCGACGTGAGCGGCGTGCGGATCTCATGGCTCACGTTGGCGAGAAAGGCCGATTTGGCGCGCGAGGCGTCGTCCGCGCCGTGCGCAACCAGATTCACACCGTACTGGCCGGCATGCCCCGAGATGTCCATCGCCATCGTCAGGGTCAGTTTCCGGTTTCTGCGGTCCTTGCCGAGCGATACGGAATGCAGCGCGAGCAACCGCGTGTCGCCGGACCGCGTGCGGATCGACACGCATTCGACTCCCTTTCGACTGTACTGCTCGGCCAACTTGGGATCCTTGAGCTGGATCCGCTGACCCCGCACGAGTTTCGTCCAGGCCGTCAGCGTCGTCGTCTCCCCCACCGGGTACGCCGACAGTTCGACCCAGGGTTTGTTCATCTCGAGAATCGTCCCCCCTTCCGCATGGAGCAGCATGGGATAGGGGCCGACGAGGATCAGACGCGCCAGTGCATCCTCGATGCCATCAACAATAACGGCATTATCGACTTTCTCCGCCCCGGCATCGGGCACGGAGAGACGGATGCCCAGATTCCCGCGGGCCGCATCGTGACCTCTTCCTTCAAAGACGAGCTGCACGACGTCCAGCCGGCTTCCGTTGTATTCGAGATACTGGACGCGAAGGGGGATATTCCCCAACTCGTGCGAAGGGATCACGACGGTCTCGACCTTCGCCGGGTCCCGTTCGAAAAATGCTTGCTGGATCGCCTTGCTGACACGCCGGCGGTAGACCGCCGGCAGCTGCTCGAGATAGTCGCGCTCCAGGTGAAAATGGCGCACCCTGAACAGCCCCTCGAAGTCGCCCGAGACATGCAGGATGTTGTTTTGCTCGTCGACCAACAGGCTGGGCGGCATGTAATGCTTGACGAGATGCTCCTGATGCAGACGCACCAGCGCCTGCGGAGCGACGCCGGCGCCCTGGATCAGCCCGTCGCCCTCAGCGGGCGCCTCCGAGCCTTTTCGGGGCGGATGTTCGCCGGCCGAGCCGGCATTGTCCATGCTGGGCACCGAACGGATGGATTCAGCCAGGCCGGCCATGCCGTCGCTTTCGCTCAATGGACCGAAGGCATCGTCAAAAACAGACTCACCGGAACGCGGGCGCGCCGGTTTTTCATGGACCGGTTTTTCATGGACCGGCTTATCAACGATCGACGACTCAACGACCGACGGCTCAACGACAGGCTGCTCAGCGATTGGCTGCTCAGCGGTCGACGGCTCGGGCGTCGCTTCCGGTTCGTCGGGCTCCACGGCCCCATCAGACGCAGCCTGGGCCTCGGTGTCCTCAATCGGCGGCAGCGCCTCGAGCGAAACGGCCGGCAGATCGTCGGATGCTGCCGCTTCGGGCTCATCCGCGACCACCTCGTCCATTTCGTCGCCCAGCGCCGCATCCGGCATCGCCATGTCTGGATGGAGAGGATCCGGCGCCACCTCGTGCGGCTCGCCGCTGGAGACCGGCGCCATCGCAAAAATGTCTTCTTTATCCTTTCGCATCGCGCCCGGAATCTCGATGACCAGATCGGAATCCGGCTCCTCCTCCGAGACGACGTTGGCCGCAAACACGTGTCGGTTTTCTTCGCCGGCCATGACCGTACGCCGGGCTTCCACCAGATCCTCCGGCTGCAGGGTCAGCTCCGGAGGAAATACCGTTTCTTCGTCGAGCACTTCATCGAAGAAGTCCATGTCGCTCACCCGAGCCGAGGCGCTGTGGCGATAGATCTGGTGCACGTCGTCGACGGGTTCGAACGCCTGCGGCAAGCCATCCGCAAACTCCTTGTCGCCGAGGAACAGATACCCCTGCTGGCGCAGGGCGTGATGGAAAAAGGAGATGATCTGCCCCTGGCTCTCTTTCTCGAGGACGCCCAGCAAATGACGGCAGGTGATCAGATCCAGCGTTTGGAAGGCGTGGTCGATCAGAACGTCATGCGTGGAAAACGACACCGCGTCGCGGACGGCCGGCGATACGATGTAGCCGTCGGGCTGGCGTATGAAGTACGTTTCGAGACACTGGCCGGACATCTGCGCGCGGATCGTGTCGGGATATACACCGTGCCGCGCCACCCGAAGCGCCTCCTGATCGTTATCGCTCGCGAAAATCTTGATTTGAGGCGCCGCCTCCAGCCTGGAAGCGTATTCAAACAGGAGGATGGCGACCGAATAGGCCTCCTCACCCGTGGAGCAGCCGGCGACCCATACGCGGATGGTGTCGGCCGCACTTCTGCCCTCAAACAGCGTGGGAATGACGTGCCTATCTAATGCCGCAAAAGCTTCGGGTACCTGAAAGAAGCCGGCCATTTGTATCTCGGGATGTACCAAAAGGGGCGCTACGTCGGTTTTGCAGATGGGTCAGACAAAATTCTCCCGCAAGAATTCGTCCGGTTTTGCCCGGTTCGGGCTTCAGTCGTCGACGATTTTTACTTCGTCACAGATCGTCGCGCTCGCGTGAAGTGACAGAAAAATGCGTTCCGACATACACGTCCAATTGATGCGCCAGAAAAAAGGCCGTGCCATCCTCCACGGTGCGCCGCCGGCTCTGGAGCCATCCCTCGAAATCCGCCCCCCGCAGCGCGGAATGCCCGCGCAATTCGTTTTCGTACCCGTCGAGCAGGGCCTGCAAAAAATTCCGCTCGTCGCGCGTAAGTCCCTGCGCATCGCTTCCTCCCACGACCCAGTCCGAACCGCCGGCTTTCATCTCGCGCACGGCAGGATGCCGGGCCAGCCAGTAGGCCACGTGCCGGCCGCAGCGGCTGCGTCTTGATTTTTCATCCCGCGCCCGGCGGGCATCAATGGACGCGTGATAGAGCGCCTCGATGCGATCGTCCAGCGACTCATCCAACACCGGCAGCCACGCCGATACCCCGTCGAAGGTAATCGGAAAATAGCCCCCACCGCCGCCTTCGATGAGGGCAAGAAGGCGCGGCATCAACCGATCGATGTCGAACAGATCCAGAAAGGCCTGGCCGATTACCAGATCGAATCGCCGGCCGGCATGCCGATCGCAATAGTCGAACACATCCGCGATGACGATGCGGATCCGGACCTGCTCCCCCTCTTTCTCGAGTACGAACCCCTCTTCCCCCTCCTCCATCCGATACCCGCCCCGCTCGGCAAAGGCGCGCACTTCCGCCCGAAGCGCCTCTCCGTGACTGGGCTCAAGATCGACCACCTCGTAATGCAATAACGGCATATTGCAACACGCCAGGATGCGCTCGAGCATGCCGCCGACGCCGGCGCCCAGTTCGAGCACTCGCACCGGGCGGTGCGGCCCACGAGGGGCCAGATGGCGCGCCGCGGCCTCCCAGACGCCGGCGTTGTACGACCTCGCATCGATCGCCCGTTTCGCCAGCAGAAACGCGGAATAGCCGGTCTCTCCGTCTTTCATGCCGGCCCGGGCTCGGGCGCACGGGTATACGACGCCCAGGCCAGCTCGTCTTCCCAGATTCGCACCGTCAATTCGTGTAGCCGGTCCGTTTGAATCCGGCCCGCAAGTCCCTCGCAAAACAACCGCGCGAAGTGTTCGATGCTTGGATTCAGGCCCTCGAACTCCGGCAAATCGTTCATGGTCGCGTCCCGATAGCGGGCAATCAACGCATCCATCGCGCCCTTCACCTCGGTGATATCGACCAGGCAGCCGTGTTCGTCGAGTTCAGGGGCTGCGAGATGGACTTCCACCGAAAAGACATGCGAATGCCATTCGTTCTCCGGTCCGCAGTCGGGCACGGTGAGAAAATGCTGCGCCACGAACGTGCGCTTGACCATCAATCGATACATAGCAGGGTGCCTCTGTGGTGCGTTGGGTCAGTCAGGGATACGTAAACACGACCTGCAGGGCCTCGGG
This window encodes:
- a CDS encoding tyrosine-type recombinase/integrase; its protein translation is MSEHHPPSALIIPAKPAGAEAVYAAMADPGTNLLAAFLHKHSKKNTEVSYRNDIAQFFSWSENPVDPPEPTDFVNALQVGAITFLHANEYLRTLEVERKLKPSTVARKIASLRSFFDFCIALQIVNANPFNKHTLRTVAKHNRDQIPVFLSASEARRLLAATSLAGEAAVRDRALILTMLHTVIRRSEASMMNVEHIRPVGAFWVLDIPASKSGNKWKKVPAHVVEEIEDYKKHYDIVNGPLWRSLSNRSKHERLSPGAIYRMIKRTARQAGFPSTIADRIGAHTLRHSGISIALENGATIQEAQEHAGHASVETTMIYVHRRNKLEKNAADKINLG
- a CDS encoding CheR family methyltransferase is translated as MAGFFQVPEAFAALDRHVIPTLFEGRSAADTIRVWVAGCSTGEEAYSVAILLFEYASRLEAAPQIKIFASDNDQEALRVARHGVYPDTIRAQMSGQCLETYFIRQPDGYIVSPAVRDAVSFSTHDVLIDHAFQTLDLITCRHLLGVLEKESQGQIISFFHHALRQQGYLFLGDKEFADGLPQAFEPVDDVHQIYRHSASARVSDMDFFDEVLDEETVFPPELTLQPEDLVEARRTVMAGEENRHVFAANVVSEEEPDSDLVIEIPGAMRKDKEDIFAMAPVSSGEPHEVAPDPLHPDMAMPDAALGDEMDEVVADEPEAAASDDLPAVSLEALPPIEDTEAQAASDGAVEPDEPEATPEPSTAEQPIAEQPVVEPSVVESSIVDKPVHEKPVHEKPARPRSGESVFDDAFGPLSESDGMAGLAESIRSVPSMDNAGSAGEHPPRKGSEAPAEGDGLIQGAGVAPQALVRLHQEHLVKHYMPPSLLVDEQNNILHVSGDFEGLFRVRHFHLERDYLEQLPAVYRRRVSKAIQQAFFERDPAKVETVVIPSHELGNIPLRVQYLEYNGSRLDVVQLVFEGRGHDAARGNLGIRLSVPDAGAEKVDNAVIVDGIEDALARLILVGPYPMLLHAEGGTILEMNKPWVELSAYPVGETTTLTAWTKLVRGQRIQLKDPKLAEQYSRKGVECVSIRTRSGDTRLLALHSVSLGKDRRNRKLTLTMAMDISGHAGQYGVNLVAHGADDASRAKSAFLANVSHEIRTPLTSMIGFAEHLASKLSGQDMQFARYISDSGYRLLETLNAILRMASYEGVEKQDELSIELIDITLECQGLLQLFKPQADQYDIPLKMVIKEPVKAYLDRAAFRRVVGNIIGNAIKFTRRGEVTITVSTESDMVRVEVDDTGIGISDAFKPFIFDRFTQETKGEGRSYAGCGLGLAVAKHLCEKMGGTIGVESQLGVGSKFIVRLPIGSQDSGKAVFGESQQPAGLIKKRVLVIEDDLDTQELMLLLLRDRYEVTVTSNATEALQKAQQDEYDVMLMDLNLGGTRSGFELLADVRRLDGYQSVPVLAVSALPIDAIRKQLIKSGFNGYIAKPFTRARVYDALENVLGKEG
- a CDS encoding 6-carboxytetrahydropterin synthase, with the protein product MVKRTFVAQHFLTVPDCGPENEWHSHVFSVEVHLAAPELDEHGCLVDITEVKGAMDALIARYRDATMNDLPEFEGLNPSIEHFARLFCEGLAGRIQTDRLHELTVRIWEDELAWASYTRAPEPGPA